Proteins encoded within one genomic window of Streptomyces taklimakanensis:
- a CDS encoding 3-hydroxyacyl-CoA dehydrogenase NAD-binding domain-containing protein: MSSTAELLKGAADLFPDEVVTTAHVRHLDLPQGAGRFALITLDNGHDHTKPTTLGPQSLANLDKAIDQVEAEAAKGEIVGVGVTGKPFVFAVGADLKGVEVIRRHEDALAIGKGGHDVFKRLSSLAVPTFAYYNGAAMGGGVEIGLHCSYRTVSRAIPAFSLPEVFLGLVPGWGGCALLPNLIGADRAVSVIIENSLNQNKQLKGPQVHELGIADAIFEGADFLEQSLIWTASVLRGEIEVDRPDVDRGEAWDRAVARGRGIADAKVHGAAPAAYRALDIIAAAKNGDLRQGFEAEDRALADLIMGGELRSGLYAFNLVNKRAKRPAGAPDKSLARPVTKVGVVGAGLMASQLALLFVRRLQVPVVLTDIDQERIDKGVAYVHEEIDKLLLKGRVNQDTANRLKALVTGALDKAEAFGDADFVIEAVFEEMGVKQQVFAEVEAVVPEHAILATNTSSLSVTEMASKLKHPERVVGFHFFNPVAVLPLLEIVRAERTDDASLATAFAVAKSLKKTAVLVKDAPAFVVNRILTRFLGEVLRSIDEGTPVEVADRALAPLGLPMSPIVLLELVGPAVAHHVAGTLNAAFPDRFGVSENLGRVVGAGKRNLYVYDSGKPELDPEVAALFETGDTVLTEEQVRERALNAIAEEIRLMLDEGVVAEPQDIDLCLITGAGWPFHLGGITPYLDREGVSERVTGKRFLAPGVASVPN; the protein is encoded by the coding sequence GTGAGCAGCACCGCCGAACTTCTGAAGGGCGCCGCCGACCTCTTCCCGGACGAGGTCGTCACCACCGCCCACGTACGTCACCTCGACCTTCCCCAGGGCGCCGGCCGCTTCGCGCTGATCACCCTGGACAACGGCCACGACCACACCAAGCCGACCACCCTCGGCCCGCAGTCGCTGGCCAACCTGGACAAGGCGATCGACCAGGTCGAGGCCGAGGCCGCCAAGGGCGAGATCGTCGGCGTCGGCGTCACCGGCAAGCCGTTCGTCTTCGCCGTCGGCGCCGACCTCAAGGGCGTCGAGGTCATCAGGCGCCACGAGGACGCGCTGGCCATCGGCAAGGGCGGCCACGACGTCTTCAAGCGCCTGTCCTCCCTGGCCGTGCCCACCTTCGCGTACTACAACGGCGCGGCGATGGGCGGCGGTGTCGAGATCGGCCTGCACTGCTCCTACCGCACGGTCTCGCGGGCCATCCCGGCCTTCTCCCTGCCCGAGGTCTTCCTCGGCCTGGTGCCCGGTTGGGGCGGCTGCGCGCTGCTGCCCAACCTGATCGGCGCCGACCGCGCGGTCTCGGTGATCATCGAGAACTCGCTCAACCAGAACAAGCAGCTCAAGGGCCCGCAGGTCCACGAGCTGGGCATCGCCGACGCCATCTTCGAGGGCGCCGACTTCCTGGAGCAGTCCCTGATCTGGACCGCCTCGGTGCTCCGCGGCGAGATCGAGGTCGACCGTCCGGACGTCGACCGCGGTGAGGCCTGGGACCGGGCCGTCGCCCGCGGCCGCGGCATCGCCGACGCCAAGGTGCACGGCGCGGCCCCGGCCGCGTACCGCGCGCTGGACATCATCGCGGCGGCCAAGAACGGCGACCTGCGGCAGGGCTTCGAGGCCGAGGACCGCGCCCTGGCCGACCTGATCATGGGTGGCGAGCTGCGCAGCGGCCTGTACGCCTTCAACCTGGTGAACAAGCGCGCCAAGCGACCGGCGGGCGCCCCCGACAAGTCGCTGGCCCGCCCGGTCACCAAGGTCGGCGTGGTCGGCGCGGGGCTGATGGCCTCGCAACTGGCGCTGCTGTTCGTCCGCCGCCTCCAGGTGCCGGTCGTCCTGACCGACATCGACCAGGAGCGGATCGACAAGGGCGTCGCCTACGTCCACGAGGAGATCGACAAGCTCCTGCTCAAGGGGCGCGTGAACCAGGACACGGCCAACCGGCTGAAGGCCCTGGTCACCGGTGCGCTGGACAAGGCCGAGGCCTTCGGCGACGCCGACTTCGTGATCGAGGCCGTCTTCGAGGAGATGGGCGTCAAGCAGCAGGTGTTCGCCGAGGTCGAGGCGGTCGTGCCCGAGCACGCCATCCTCGCCACCAACACCTCCTCGCTGTCGGTCACCGAGATGGCGAGCAAGCTCAAGCACCCCGAGCGGGTCGTGGGCTTCCACTTCTTCAACCCGGTCGCCGTCCTGCCGCTGCTGGAGATCGTCCGTGCCGAGCGGACCGACGACGCCTCGCTGGCGACGGCCTTCGCGGTCGCCAAGTCGCTGAAGAAGACGGCCGTCCTGGTCAAGGACGCCCCGGCGTTCGTCGTCAACCGGATCCTCACCCGCTTCCTGGGCGAGGTGCTGCGCTCCATCGACGAGGGCACCCCCGTCGAGGTCGCCGATCGGGCGCTGGCGCCGCTGGGCCTGCCCATGTCGCCGATCGTCCTGCTGGAACTGGTCGGCCCGGCCGTCGCCCACCATGTGGCGGGCACCCTGAACGCCGCGTTCCCCGACCGCTTCGGCGTCTCGGAGAACCTCGGCCGCGTCGTCGGGGCGGGCAAGCGCAACCTCTACGTGTACGACTCCGGCAAGCCGGAGCTGGACCCGGAGGTCGCCGCCCTCTTCGAGACCGGCGACACCGTCCTGACGGAGGAGCAGGTCCGCGAGCGCGCCCTGAACGCGATCGCGGAGGAGATCCGCCTGATGCTCGACGAGGGCGTCGTCGCCGAGCCGCAGGACATCGACCTGTGCCTGATCACCGGCGCCGGTTGGCCCTTCCACCTGGGCGGCATCACGCCGTACCTGGACCGTGAGGGCGTCTCCGAGCGCGTCACCGGCAAGCGGTTCCTGGCACCGGGCGTGGCGAGCGTCCCGAACTGA
- a CDS encoding acetyl-CoA C-acyltransferase — MPRTARDVVFVDGVRTPFGKAGPKGIYHETRADDLVVKCIRELLRRNPSLPPERVDEVAIAATTQIGDQGLTIGRTAGILAGLPSTVPGYSIDRMCAGAMTAVTTTSGSIAFGAYDVVVAGGVEHMGRHPMGEGVDPNPRFVSEKLVDQSALFMGMTAENLHDRFPHITRRRADEYAVRSQEKAAKAYADGRIQADLVPVSVRRTAEAAESSGGEAGWGLATADEPMRPGTTLEQLAGLKTPFRTHGRVTAGNAAGLNDGATASLLAAEDVARELELPVKMRLVSYAFAGVEPEVMGIGPIPSTEKALAKAGLSIGDIDLFEINEAFAVQVLAFLDHYGIADDDPRVNRYGGAIAFGHPLASSGVRLMTQLARQFEEQPHVRYGLTTMCVGFGMGGTVIWENPHWEGK, encoded by the coding sequence GTGCCTCGTACCGCTAGGGACGTCGTCTTCGTCGACGGCGTCCGCACCCCGTTCGGCAAGGCGGGCCCGAAGGGCATCTATCACGAGACCCGCGCCGACGACCTGGTCGTCAAGTGCATCCGGGAACTGCTGCGCCGCAACCCGAGCCTGCCCCCGGAGCGCGTCGACGAGGTCGCGATCGCCGCGACGACCCAGATCGGCGACCAGGGCCTCACCATCGGCCGCACCGCGGGCATCCTGGCCGGTCTGCCGAGCACCGTGCCCGGCTACTCCATCGACCGCATGTGCGCCGGTGCCATGACCGCCGTGACGACCACCTCCGGGTCGATCGCCTTCGGCGCGTACGACGTCGTGGTCGCCGGCGGCGTGGAACACATGGGCCGTCACCCGATGGGCGAGGGCGTGGACCCCAACCCGCGCTTCGTCTCCGAGAAGCTGGTCGACCAGTCCGCCCTGTTCATGGGGATGACCGCGGAGAACCTCCACGACCGCTTCCCGCACATCACCAGGCGGCGCGCCGACGAGTACGCGGTGCGCAGCCAGGAGAAGGCCGCCAAGGCGTACGCCGACGGCAGGATCCAGGCCGACCTGGTACCGGTCTCCGTCCGTCGCACCGCCGAGGCGGCCGAGTCCTCGGGTGGCGAGGCCGGCTGGGGTCTGGCCACCGCCGACGAGCCGATGCGTCCGGGCACCACCCTGGAGCAGCTCGCGGGCCTGAAGACCCCCTTCCGTACCCACGGTCGGGTCACCGCGGGCAACGCCGCGGGCCTCAACGACGGTGCCACCGCCTCCCTGCTGGCCGCCGAGGACGTGGCCCGGGAGCTGGAGCTGCCGGTCAAGATGCGCCTGGTCTCCTACGCCTTCGCCGGCGTGGAGCCGGAGGTGATGGGCATCGGCCCGATTCCCTCCACCGAGAAGGCCCTGGCCAAGGCCGGTCTGTCGATCGGCGACATCGACCTGTTCGAGATCAACGAGGCGTTCGCCGTCCAGGTGCTGGCCTTCCTGGACCACTACGGCATCGCCGACGACGACCCGCGCGTCAACCGGTACGGCGGCGCCATCGCCTTCGGCCACCCGCTGGCCTCGTCGGGCGTCCGCCTGATGACGCAGCTCGCGCGGCAGTTCGAGGAGCAGCCGCACGTCCGCTACGGCCTGACCACCATGTGCGTCGGTTTCGGCATGGGCGGCACCGTGATCTGGGAGAACCCGCACTGGGAGGGCAAGTGA
- a CDS encoding HRDC domain-containing protein, producing the protein MTDARETSISNAVRPPSPEAGPGPVPLLEPREGIPPVTTTPEALAEVVSAFAAGRGPVAVDAERASGYRYGQSAYLVQLRREGAGTALVDPVGCPDLSSLGEAIADAEWVLHAATQDLPCLRETGMLPRRLFDTELAGRLAGFARVGLGAMVENVLGYSLEKGHSAVDWSTRPLPEPWLRYAALDVELLVDLRDALEEELERQGKLDWARQEFAAIVAAPPPAPRKDPWRRTSGMHKVRRRRQMAAVRELWTVRDRVARRRDVSPGKVLGDTAIVEAALAMPTSAQALAALPGFGQRMGRRQLEQWLAAIQRARALPESELPQPALAPAGPPPPRAWADKDPAAAARLAAARAAVTGRAEELNLPQENLLTPDTVRRLCWEPPHEISEPAVAEALRAHGAREWQVEQTAPLLTAALSAAPPEG; encoded by the coding sequence GTGACCGACGCCCGAGAGACCTCCATAAGCAACGCGGTGCGGCCTCCCTCCCCGGAGGCGGGTCCGGGGCCGGTCCCCCTGCTGGAACCGCGCGAGGGCATCCCGCCCGTCACCACCACCCCCGAGGCCCTCGCCGAGGTCGTGTCCGCCTTCGCCGCGGGCCGGGGTCCCGTCGCCGTCGACGCCGAGCGGGCGTCCGGCTACCGCTACGGGCAGAGCGCCTACCTCGTCCAGCTGCGCCGCGAGGGCGCGGGGACCGCCCTGGTCGACCCGGTCGGCTGCCCGGACCTGTCCTCCCTCGGCGAGGCGATCGCGGACGCCGAGTGGGTGCTGCACGCCGCCACCCAGGACCTCCCCTGTCTACGGGAGACGGGGATGCTCCCGAGGAGGCTGTTCGACACCGAGCTGGCCGGGCGGCTCGCGGGCTTCGCCCGGGTCGGCCTCGGCGCGATGGTCGAGAACGTCCTGGGCTACTCCCTGGAGAAGGGCCACTCCGCCGTGGACTGGTCCACCCGCCCGCTGCCCGAGCCCTGGCTGCGGTACGCGGCACTGGACGTGGAACTGCTGGTGGACCTGCGCGACGCCCTGGAGGAAGAGCTGGAACGCCAGGGCAAGCTCGACTGGGCGCGCCAGGAGTTCGCCGCCATCGTCGCCGCTCCTCCCCCGGCGCCCCGCAAGGATCCCTGGCGGCGCACCTCGGGCATGCACAAGGTGCGCAGGCGGCGGCAGATGGCGGCCGTTCGGGAGCTGTGGACGGTCCGTGACCGGGTGGCGCGGCGCCGTGACGTCTCGCCCGGGAAGGTGCTCGGCGACACGGCCATCGTGGAGGCCGCGCTGGCCATGCCCACCAGCGCGCAGGCGCTCGCCGCGCTGCCCGGCTTCGGGCAGCGGATGGGGCGCCGGCAGTTGGAACAGTGGCTGGCGGCCATCCAGCGGGCCCGCGCCCTGCCCGAGTCCGAGCTGCCCCAGCCCGCCCTGGCGCCGGCCGGCCCGCCCCCGCCGAGGGCCTGGGCCGACAAGGACCCGGCCGCCGCCGCCCGACTCGCCGCCGCGCGTGCCGCGGTGACGGGGCGCGCGGAGGAACTGAACCTCCCCCAGGAGAACCTGTTGACGCCCGACACCGTGCGACGGCTGTGCTGGGAGCCGCCGCACGAGATCTCCGAGCCGGCGGTCGCGGAGGCGCTGCGCGCGCACGGCGCGCGGGAGTGGCAGGTCGAGCAGACGGCGCCGTTGCTGACGGCCGCCCTGTCGGCCGCCCCGCCGGAGGGCTGA
- a CDS encoding LuxR C-terminal-related transcriptional regulator produces the protein MSVLLEHPTSLVAYRPNKPTAMVVVADPRVRSTVTRHLWALGVRDVIEASSIAEARPRVANPRDICVAEVHLPDGSGLTLLSETRAAGWPNGLALSAADDIGAVRNALAGGVKGYVVTGTRGTPGHHPGRPGATPIGATAAARMHRRPPGAPGQPSGYRELSGREIEVLRLVAEGQSNKAIGVSMGLSALTVKSHLARIARKLGTGDRAGMVAVALRTGIIH, from the coding sequence GTGTCCGTTCTTCTTGAGCACCCCACAAGCCTGGTCGCCTACCGCCCGAACAAGCCGACGGCGATGGTCGTCGTCGCCGACCCTCGGGTCCGGTCCACCGTCACCCGCCACCTGTGGGCGCTCGGTGTCCGGGACGTGATCGAGGCGTCCTCGATCGCGGAGGCCCGTCCCCGCGTGGCCAACCCGCGCGACATCTGCGTGGCCGAGGTCCACCTGCCCGACGGCTCCGGCCTGACCCTCCTCTCCGAGACCCGGGCCGCGGGCTGGCCCAACGGTCTGGCGCTGTCGGCCGCCGACGACATCGGCGCCGTGCGCAACGCCCTGGCCGGCGGCGTCAAGGGATATGTCGTCACCGGCACCCGCGGCACCCCCGGCCACCACCCCGGGCGCCCCGGCGCCACCCCCATCGGCGCCACCGCCGCCGCCCGCATGCACCGCCGCCCGCCGGGCGCGCCCGGCCAGCCCAGCGGCTACCGCGAGCTGTCCGGTCGGGAGATCGAGGTGCTGCGGCTGGTGGCGGAGGGGCAGTCCAACAAGGCCATCGGCGTCTCGATGGGCCTGTCCGCCCTGACCGTCAAGAGCCACCTCGCCCGGATCGCCCGCAAGCTGGGCACCGGCGACCGGGCGGGCATGGTCGCCGTCGCCCTGCGCACCGGCATCATCCACTGA
- a CDS encoding DUF3000 domain-containing protein translates to MAAARAHLTDGTEGPGGEETPLPFRRAVAALTGFRPRPEVRLAPLPAPRRLAPFAYALEASVEADGEELADGRFVLLHDPAGQEAWRGVFRVVTLARAELEPEMATDPLLPEVTWSWLTGALRARSVAYAEVGGTVTRAGSVSFGTLEERAASAEIEVRASWTPLEGAGDAAPGAAGANASAAANTVAGHLGAWCDLLSQCAGLPPESGEGAAVVPLPQRRGPQPL, encoded by the coding sequence ATGGCAGCGGCGCGAGCACACCTGACGGACGGCACGGAGGGTCCCGGCGGTGAGGAGACCCCGCTCCCCTTCCGTCGGGCCGTGGCGGCACTGACGGGGTTCCGACCGCGGCCGGAGGTGCGGCTGGCCCCGCTGCCGGCGCCCCGGCGGCTGGCGCCGTTCGCGTACGCCCTGGAGGCGTCGGTGGAGGCGGACGGCGAGGAGCTGGCCGACGGCCGGTTCGTCCTGCTGCACGACCCGGCCGGCCAGGAGGCGTGGCGGGGGGTGTTCCGGGTGGTGACCCTGGCCCGCGCCGAGCTGGAGCCGGAGATGGCGACGGATCCGCTGCTGCCCGAGGTGACCTGGTCGTGGCTGACCGGTGCCCTGCGGGCGCGGTCGGTCGCGTACGCCGAGGTGGGTGGCACGGTGACACGGGCGGGCTCGGTCTCCTTCGGGACGTTGGAGGAGCGGGCGGCCTCGGCGGAGATCGAGGTCCGCGCCTCGTGGACACCCCTGGAGGGAGCCGGGGACGCGGCGCCGGGAGCGGCCGGGGCGAACGCGTCGGCCGCGGCGAACACCGTGGCCGGGCACCTGGGCGCGTGGTGCGACCTGCTCTCCCAGTGCGCGGGGCTGCCGCCGGAGAGCGGCGAGGGAGCGGCCGTCGTACCACTGCCGCAGCGCCGTGGCCCGCAGCCACTCTGA
- the hemE gene encoding uroporphyrinogen decarboxylase, protein MTADDTIPAQIPPATADSAFLRACRREPVPHTPVWFMRQAGRSLPEYRRVREGIGMLDSCMRPDLVTEITLQPVRRHGVDAAIYFSDIVVPLKAIGLELDIKPGVGPVVDHPFRTREDLARLRPLEPGDVDYVTEAVGMLTAELGATPLIGFAGAPFTLASYLVEGGPSRNHEHTKAMMYGAPDLWADLLDRLADITAAFLKVQIEAGASAVQLFDSWAGALAPEDYRRSVLPASAKVFDAVAPYGVPRIHFGVGTGELLGSMSEAGADVVGADWRVPLDEASRRIGPDKAVQGNLDPAVLFAPREAVEAQARRVLDAARDLPGHVFNLGHGVLPDTDPDALTRLVEYVHEQTAR, encoded by the coding sequence GTGACCGCCGACGACACCATCCCCGCCCAGATCCCCCCCGCCACCGCGGACTCCGCCTTCCTGCGGGCGTGCCGCCGCGAACCGGTGCCGCACACCCCGGTGTGGTTCATGCGGCAGGCCGGACGCTCCCTGCCGGAGTACCGCCGGGTGCGGGAGGGCATCGGCATGCTCGACTCCTGCATGCGCCCCGACCTCGTCACCGAGATCACCCTCCAGCCCGTCCGCCGCCACGGGGTGGACGCGGCGATCTACTTCAGCGACATCGTCGTCCCGCTCAAGGCCATCGGCCTGGAGCTGGACATCAAGCCCGGGGTCGGGCCCGTCGTCGACCACCCCTTCCGCACGCGCGAGGACCTGGCGCGGCTGCGCCCGCTGGAGCCGGGCGACGTCGACTACGTCACCGAGGCCGTCGGCATGCTCACCGCGGAGCTGGGCGCCACCCCGCTCATCGGTTTCGCCGGGGCCCCCTTCACCCTCGCCAGCTACCTCGTGGAGGGCGGTCCCTCCCGCAACCACGAGCACACCAAGGCGATGATGTACGGCGCTCCGGACCTCTGGGCCGACCTCCTGGACCGCCTCGCGGACATCACCGCCGCCTTCCTGAAGGTGCAGATCGAGGCCGGGGCCTCCGCCGTCCAGCTCTTCGACTCCTGGGCCGGCGCGCTGGCCCCCGAGGACTACCGCCGCTCGGTGCTGCCCGCCTCCGCCAAGGTCTTCGACGCCGTCGCCCCCTACGGCGTCCCCCGCATCCACTTCGGCGTCGGCACCGGTGAGCTGCTGGGGTCGATGTCCGAGGCGGGCGCGGACGTCGTCGGCGCGGACTGGCGGGTGCCGCTGGACGAGGCCTCCCGCCGGATCGGCCCGGACAAGGCCGTCCAGGGCAACCTCGACCCGGCCGTGCTCTTCGCGCCGCGCGAGGCCGTCGAGGCCCAGGCGCGACGGGTGCTGGACGCGGCCCGGGACCTGCCCGGACACGTCTTCAACCTCGGCCACGGAGTGCTGCCCGACACCGACCCCGACGCCCTCACCCGACTCGTGGAGTACGTGCACGAGCAGACCGCGCGCTGA
- a CDS encoding DUF4349 domain-containing protein: MTASLPDSGNPRPAVPVQQPRVEDELGETMVGSGGRGTVAGAAVLLAAALAVTGCGATGGGESTSAVDRGVAAPEAADREAGSVREDAAAERNAGQDTAGERGEDGAGSQEASADELPDPAATHIVRTASLTVTVEDVPGTLAEVRTAVESAGGYVADESTDRDAEGHDRSRVTLRVPPREYDDLLEELSGLGELVERKVSAKDVTDQVVDVESRIETQKASVARVRELMDEAVALSDVVSLESELSDRQADLEALQARLKSLRERTGMATVTLSLHEPDGEPVAERKEDDPSFGDALAAGWDAFVTMLRWLAVVLGASLPFVAAGLLVALVWRLVRPRLPRRSSGAHGVTSPLPVAAPPETDGDDADDADDSDGSDGGGNDSGSGGGERAGKR; this comes from the coding sequence GTGACCGCTTCGCTACCGGATTCCGGCAACCCGCGCCCCGCGGTGCCCGTCCAACAACCGAGGGTCGAGGACGAGTTGGGGGAGACGATGGTCGGATCAGGTGGACGCGGCACGGTGGCCGGGGCCGCCGTGCTGCTGGCCGCCGCGCTCGCGGTGACCGGTTGCGGGGCGACGGGGGGCGGCGAGAGCACATCGGCCGTGGACCGGGGCGTGGCCGCGCCCGAGGCGGCCGATCGGGAGGCCGGAAGCGTCCGGGAGGACGCCGCGGCGGAACGGAACGCGGGACAGGACACGGCCGGGGAGCGGGGCGAGGACGGCGCCGGCTCGCAGGAGGCGTCCGCCGACGAGCTGCCCGATCCCGCCGCGACCCACATCGTCCGCACCGCGTCGCTGACGGTGACGGTGGAGGACGTGCCCGGCACACTGGCCGAGGTCCGCACGGCGGTGGAGAGCGCGGGCGGCTACGTCGCGGACGAGTCCACCGACCGCGATGCCGAGGGCCACGACCGCTCCCGGGTGACGCTGCGGGTGCCGCCGCGGGAGTACGACGACCTGCTGGAGGAGCTCTCCGGGCTGGGCGAGCTGGTGGAGCGGAAGGTCTCGGCGAAGGACGTCACCGACCAGGTGGTGGACGTCGAGAGCCGGATCGAGACGCAGAAGGCCAGCGTGGCGCGGGTCCGGGAGCTGATGGACGAGGCGGTGGCGCTCTCCGACGTGGTCTCCCTGGAGTCGGAGCTGAGCGACCGGCAGGCCGATCTGGAGGCGCTCCAGGCGCGACTGAAGTCGCTGCGGGAGCGCACCGGGATGGCGACGGTCACCCTGTCGCTGCACGAGCCGGACGGGGAGCCGGTCGCGGAGCGGAAGGAGGACGACCCCTCCTTCGGCGACGCCCTGGCGGCCGGCTGGGACGCCTTCGTGACGATGCTCCGCTGGCTCGCCGTCGTCCTGGGAGCATCGCTGCCCTTCGTCGCGGCGGGGCTGCTGGTGGCGCTGGTGTGGCGGCTGGTGCGCCCCCGGCTGCCCCGGCGGTCCTCGGGGGCCCACGGGGTGACGTCACCGCTCCCGGTGGCGGCCCCGCCCGAGACCGACGGCGACGACGCCGACGACGCCGACGACTCCGACGGCTCCGACGGCGGCGGGAACGACAGCGGGAGCGGCGGCGGGGAACGCGCCGGAAAGAGGTGA
- the hemG gene encoding protoporphyrinogen oxidase has protein sequence MHVIVVGGGIAGLAAAHHLLQGGARVTVLESSSRLGGKLRAGRIADVTVDLGAESMLARRPEGLELARAAGLGEALQPPAAGTAAIWTRGAVRPMPTGHVMGVPGDPAALAGVLSPEGVARAAEDAELPPTEVGDDTAVGEYVAARLGREVVDRLVEPLLGGVYAGDAYRTSLRAAVPALHEAAGTERSLLAAVRGILERSAARGRTGPVFTGIAGGMGRLPGAVADTCRAAGAEILTDTPARELRRTPEGWTVVAGERALRADAVVLAAPAPAAARLLAAESPAASAELAEVEYASMALVTMAFRRADLTRVPEGRGFLVPSVDGRAIKASTFSTNKWTWSAEQDPDLFVLRTSLGRYGEAGVLERDDADLVEASLADLRTAIGLGAHPVETVVTRWRDGLPQYPVGHLERVARVRRRLADLPGLAVCGAAYDGVGIPACVASARAAADEVLGSRGPR, from the coding sequence ATGCACGTCATCGTCGTCGGAGGCGGCATCGCCGGACTCGCCGCCGCCCACCACCTGCTCCAGGGCGGCGCACGGGTGACCGTCCTGGAGTCCTCCTCCCGCCTCGGCGGCAAGCTGCGCGCGGGCCGGATCGCGGACGTCACCGTCGATCTCGGCGCCGAGTCGATGCTCGCCCGCCGCCCCGAGGGCCTGGAGCTGGCCCGCGCCGCCGGACTCGGCGAAGCCCTCCAGCCGCCCGCCGCCGGCACCGCGGCGATCTGGACCCGCGGCGCGGTGCGCCCGATGCCCACCGGCCACGTCATGGGCGTGCCCGGCGACCCGGCCGCCCTGGCCGGGGTGCTCTCGCCCGAGGGCGTCGCCCGCGCCGCCGAGGACGCCGAGCTGCCGCCCACCGAGGTCGGCGACGACACGGCCGTCGGCGAGTACGTGGCCGCCCGCCTCGGCCGCGAGGTCGTGGACCGGCTCGTGGAGCCGCTGCTGGGCGGGGTCTACGCCGGGGACGCCTACCGAACCTCCCTGCGCGCCGCCGTACCCGCCCTCCACGAGGCGGCCGGGACGGAGCGCTCACTGCTCGCCGCCGTGCGCGGCATCCTGGAGCGGTCCGCCGCGCGCGGCCGGACCGGCCCCGTCTTCACGGGCATCGCCGGCGGCATGGGACGTCTGCCGGGCGCCGTCGCCGACACCTGCCGCGCCGCGGGCGCGGAGATCCTCACCGACACCCCCGCCCGGGAGCTGCGCCGCACGCCGGAGGGGTGGACGGTGGTCGCGGGGGAGCGCGCGCTGCGCGCCGACGCGGTCGTCCTGGCCGCCCCCGCCCCCGCCGCCGCCCGGCTGCTGGCCGCCGAGTCCCCGGCGGCGTCGGCGGAGCTGGCCGAGGTCGAGTACGCCTCCATGGCGCTGGTCACGATGGCCTTCCGCCGCGCCGACCTCACGCGCGTGCCGGAGGGCCGGGGCTTCCTGGTGCCGTCCGTGGACGGGCGGGCGATCAAGGCGTCCACCTTCTCGACCAACAAGTGGACCTGGTCCGCCGAACAGGACCCGGACCTGTTCGTCCTGCGCACCTCCCTGGGCCGGTACGGGGAGGCGGGGGTCCTGGAGCGCGACGACGCCGACCTGGTGGAGGCGTCCCTGGCCGACCTGCGCACCGCGATCGGACTCGGCGCGCACCCGGTCGAGACCGTCGTCACCCGCTGGCGGGACGGACTGCCGCAGTACCCCGTCGGCCACTTGGAGCGCGTCGCCCGGGTGCGCCGCCGGCTCGCCGACCTGCCCGGCCTGGCGGTGTGCGGGGCGGCCTACGACGGCGTGGGCATCCCGGCCTGCGTCGCGAGCGCCCGCGCCGCCGCCGACGAGGTGCTGGGCTCCCGAGGGCCCCGGTGA
- the hemQ gene encoding hydrogen peroxide-dependent heme synthase, translating into MTAEPRKTPNAGKKAKDLNEVIRYTLWSVFRLREALPEDRAGYADEVQELFDRLAAKDVTVRGTYDVSGLRADADLMIWWHAETADALQEAYNLFRRTKLGRALEPVWSNMALHRPAEFNRSHIPAFLADEEPRAYVCVYPFVRSYDWYLLPDEDRRRMLADHGKMARGYPDVRANTVASFALGDYEWLLAFEADELHRIVDLMRHLRGSEARLHVREEVPFYTGRRKPVADLVAGLA; encoded by the coding sequence ATGACTGCTGAACCCCGCAAGACGCCCAACGCGGGCAAGAAGGCCAAGGACCTCAACGAGGTCATCCGCTACACCCTCTGGTCGGTCTTCCGCCTGCGCGAGGCGCTCCCCGAGGACCGCGCCGGGTACGCGGACGAGGTCCAGGAGCTGTTCGACCGGCTCGCCGCCAAGGACGTCACCGTGCGCGGCACCTACGACGTCTCCGGGCTGCGCGCCGACGCCGACCTGATGATCTGGTGGCACGCGGAGACCGCCGACGCGCTCCAGGAGGCGTACAACCTCTTCCGGCGCACGAAGCTGGGGCGCGCCCTGGAGCCGGTGTGGTCCAACATGGCGCTGCACCGCCCCGCCGAGTTCAACCGCTCGCACATCCCGGCCTTCCTCGCCGACGAGGAGCCCCGCGCCTACGTGTGCGTCTACCCGTTCGTGCGCTCCTACGACTGGTACCTGCTGCCGGACGAGGACCGCCGTCGGATGCTCGCCGACCACGGCAAGATGGCCCGCGGCTACCCGGACGTGCGCGCCAACACCGTCGCCTCCTTCGCGCTGGGCGACTACGAGTGGCTGCTGGCCTTCGAGGCGGACGAGCTGCACCGCATCGTCGACCTCATGCGCCACCTGCGGGGCTCCGAGGCCCGACTCCACGTCCGCGAGGAGGTCCCGTTCTACACCGGCCGCCGCAAGCCGGTCGCGGACCTGGTGGCCGGCCTGGCCTGA
- a CDS encoding DUF6881 domain-containing protein: MEYWKVEWHHDYTEEPTVLYSEIGADRYETRKIQRYRDGRLLKADAEHETGDIGLGEIPLGPIEDVAAQPEFSAFLISRGEFEKLWQEAQWSKRRRATRP, from the coding sequence ATGGAATACTGGAAAGTGGAGTGGCATCACGACTACACCGAAGAGCCTACCGTGCTCTACAGTGAAATAGGTGCCGACAGATACGAGACGCGGAAAATCCAGAGATACCGTGACGGCCGCCTCCTGAAGGCGGATGCCGAACACGAAACGGGGGATATCGGACTCGGTGAGATCCCTCTCGGACCCATTGAGGATGTGGCGGCGCAACCAGAGTTCTCCGCATTCCTGATCTCGCGGGGTGAATTCGAGAAACTCTGGCAGGAAGCCCAATGGTCGAAGAGGCGTAGAGCAACGCGTCCGTGA